The following coding sequences are from one Gossypium hirsutum isolate 1008001.06 chromosome A12, Gossypium_hirsutum_v2.1, whole genome shotgun sequence window:
- the LOC107910218 gene encoding short-chain dehydrogenase RED1 — protein MESQDQSPVVLITGCSQGGIGHALARAFANNNCKVVATSRSLRSMSDLQRDPRFYLQELDVLSEQSVQHVMSNVINKFGRVDVLVNNAGIQCVGPLAEVPLPSMESAFNTNVFGAMRLVQAVVPHMASKKKGKIVNVGSVSALAPGPWSGVYFASKAALHALTDTLRLELSHFGINVINVVPGAVRSNIGNSAIASYNRMPEWKLYKPFEEVIRARASFSQRSKSTPTDVFAKDTVNVILKKNPPAWFSSGHYSTIMGIMYHFPIFVKDFIIRKAMKC, from the exons ATGGAATCTCAGGATCAAAGCCCAGTTGTTCTAATCACAGGGTGTTCCCAGGGGGGAATCGGGCATGCCCTCGCACGAGCTTTTGCCAATAACAACTGCAAGGTGGTGGCGACAAGTAGGTCTTTACGCTCCATGTCCGATCTGCAACGAGATCCCAGGTTTTATCTTCAAGAACTCGATGTTCTCTCGGAGCAAAGCGTGCagcatgtcatgtctaatgtaaTAAATAAGTTTGGtcgtgttgatgtcttggttaataATGCTGGGATCCAATGCGTTGGCCCTCTTGCAGAAGTCCCTTTGCCTTCCATGGAAAGTGCCTTCAATACCAATGTTTTTG GTGCGATGAGACTAGTACAAGCTGTTGTACCTCACATGGCATCTAAGAAAAAGGGTAAGATTGTGAATGTTGGAAGTGTTAGTGCTTTGGCTCCTGGGCCATGGTCCGGTGTCTATTTTGCATCTAAAGCAGCCCTTCATGCGCTAACTGATACTTTGAG GTTGGAGCTGAGCCATTTCGGGATCAATGTCATCAATGTTGTGCCAGGAGCTGTAAGGTCAAACATCGGGAATTCTGCTATAGCTAGCTACAATAGGATGCCTGAGTGGAAGCTATATAAACCATTTGAAGAAGTCATCCGAGCGAGAGCTTCCTTCTCACAACGATCCAAGTCGACCCCAACAGATGTGTTCGCAAAGGATACAGTGAATGTGATTTTGAAGAAAAACCCACCAGCTTGGTTCTCGTCGGGTCATTACTCCACTATTATGGGAATTATGTACCATTTCCCaatttttgttaaagatttcattATTAGGAAAGCAATGAAATGTTGA